The segment ACCGACAACAGCGCCTTGAGCGTATCTTCGGCCGGGTCAGTGCCTTTGGTCATGGCCTCCATCAACCGGGACAGCTCGGTGTCGATCTCGCTCATCACCGGTGAGATATCGCGCACCCGTGAAAAGCCAAGCATCGACATCGCTTTGTACGTCTCGATCTCGGTCAGGCGCTGGACGATGCGACCGACCCTTCGTTCGCCCACATGCGGACGGGCAAAGACCGCAAACCGCTGATGCCCCGCCGGATCAATGCGGAAATCGCCGGCTATCACGGCCTCGTCGTCAATGACCGCACTGGCCGCCAGGCTTTCAGGCACAAACCAATCCTCAAGGCTTGTGTCGATGGCATCACCCTCGGGGCGGACATCAACGCGGATCAGGGCAGACGTGATCCGTAGCCCCGGTGCGGACTCCAGCCATTCGGGCGGAAATACTTCAAAATCGGTGGGATCGAACACCCGCTCACCCAGCCCGTTCATGAACACGGTATAGGTCACAAATTCGGTGTGCTGTTCCCACTTCAGGGTATGCTGCCCGATTGGTCCCGAATAATGTGTGGCACCGGGTTGTGGATGCGCCCCACCATAGCGATCAAGCAGCGCCTTCAGATGCTCCAGATCCAGCGCCTTGTCGCGCGATGCCGCATCCTGCGCCTGTTTGACGGCCAGATAAACCGCCCTGCACGGCACCCTGAGCGACGGAAACGGTCGCGCGTGCAGCTCGTTCGCCAGCCGGTAGCGCAATGGGTGATCTTGGATAGGCGGCATGGTAAAAAAATCCGGAGTTTCTATGTCCCTACTTAGATAACGGTCACAAGTAAATATAAATCCCTTTTAGATTTCAAAAGCTTAAATGTACACAACCGCATACCAAGCGCAAAAAATCATCCCCCAGGCGGCGCGGGTTGCCACAACTCGACCGGGTTGCCTTCGGGGTCG is part of the Puniceibacterium sp. IMCC21224 genome and harbors:
- a CDS encoding DUF3422 family protein, with product MPPIQDHPLRYRLANELHARPFPSLRVPCRAVYLAVKQAQDAASRDKALDLEHLKALLDRYGGAHPQPGATHYSGPIGQHTLKWEQHTEFVTYTVFMNGLGERVFDPTDFEVFPPEWLESAPGLRITSALIRVDVRPEGDAIDTSLEDWFVPESLAASAVIDDEAVIAGDFRIDPAGHQRFAVFARPHVGERRVGRIVQRLTEIETYKAMSMLGFSRVRDISPVMSEIDTELSRLMEAMTKGTDPAEDTLKALLSVSAELEALSAQSAFRLGATGAYEAIVGQRISVLRETRWHGRQTFAEFMMRRYDPAMRTVKSSERRLESMANRAMRAGDLLRTRVEVERSAQNQQLLVSMDQRADMQLRLQKTVEGLSVVAISYYAVSLVGYLLYPVAALMGMSKGLLTALVTLPVVGIVFYLLHRIRHEIEK